In Triticum aestivum cultivar Chinese Spring chromosome 5B, IWGSC CS RefSeq v2.1, whole genome shotgun sequence, the following proteins share a genomic window:
- the LOC123110592 gene encoding cyclin-A3-2 has product MADKENAAPAAAAGPRLTRAAAKRAATCSAGPSGGAKRKRVALSELPIVSNAGIVLRQPSKPAKPAAAAEGEEEHGDVSRCASTSPTLAREEVSGGGGGETQLSGSYASDIYTYLRTMEVEAPRRPAADYIEAVQTDVTANMRAILIDWLVEVAEEYKLVADTLYLTVSYVDRFLSANPLGRNKLQLLGVAAMLIASKYEEISPPHVEDFCYITDNTYTRQELLTMESDILKLLNFEIGSPTIKTFLRRFTRSGPEDKKRSSLLLEFMGSYLAELSLLDYSCLWFLPSVVAASSLFLARLTIGPDTNPWGKEMHKLTGYKASELKDCIIAIHDLQLSRKGPSLPAIRDKYKQHRFKCVSMLLPPVEIPALYFQDLTE; this is encoded by the exons ATGGCCGACAAGGAGAACGCGGCCCCCGCCGCGGCGGCGGGCCCCCGGCTCACCCGTGCCGCGGCCAAGCGCGCCGCCACCTGCTCCGCGGGCCCCTCCGGCGGCGCCAAGCGGAAGCGGGTGGCGCTCAGCGAGCTCCCCATCGTCTCCAACGCGGGGATCGTCCTCCGCCAGCCGTCGAAGCCAGCCAAGCCCGCGGCTGCGgccgagggggaggaggagcacggggaCGTGAGCAGGTGCGCGTCCACCTCGCCGACCCTCGCCAGGGAGgaggtcagcggcggcggcggcggcgaaaccCAGCTCAGCGGGTCCTACGCCTCCGACATCTACACCTACCTCCGCACTATGGAG GTGGAGGCGCCGCGCCGGCCAGCGGCTGACTATATCGAGGCGGTGCAGACGGACGTGACGGCGAACATGCGGGCTATCCTAATCGACTGGCTCGTCGAGGTCGCCGAGGAGTACAAGCTCGTTGCCGACACGCTTTACCTCACCGTCTCCTATGTCGACCGCTTCCTCTCTGCCAACCCTCTCGGGCGCAACAAGCTGCAGCTCCTTGGCGTCGCCGCAATGCTCATTGCTTC GAAGTACGAGGAGATCAGTCCCCCGCATGTGGAGGACTTCTGCTACATCACGGACAACACCTACACCAGGCAGGAGCTTCTCACCATGGAGAGCGACATACTCAAGCTCCTCAACTTCGAGATAGGCAGTCCGACCATCAAGACCTTCCTCAG GCGGTTTACAAGATCTGGCCCAGAAGACAAGAAG CGCTCCAGCTTATTACTGGAGTTCATGGGTAGCTATCTTGCTGAGCTGAGTCTTCTGGACTACAGCTGTCTCTGGTTCTTGCCATCAGTGGTTGCTGCTTCATCACTTTTTCTTGCTAGGCTGACCATTGGACCAGACACTAATCCGTGG GGCAAGGAAATGCATAAACTGACAGGCTACAAGGCATCAGAGCTGAAGGATTGCATTATAGCCATACATGATTTGCAGCTCAGTAGAAAGGGTCCATCTTTACCAGCAATTCGAGACAAGTATAAGCAACACAGG TTCAAATGTGTATCGATGTTGCTTCCTCCTGTCGAGATCCCTGCATTGTACTTCCAAGACTTAACAGAGTAG
- the LOC123110593 gene encoding pyrophosphate--fructose 6-phosphate 1-phosphotransferase subunit alpha has protein sequence MTIRTLSYLPRLSSPDQRTAPAPQLHQPASKIVNLVPSDLSRGMNADYGVPTELAGPLQQRRALYQPRLPPCLQGATVRVEYDDATTTIDPTGAHAVAQAFPRTYGQRLVTFLSPDDTAGAVKAVNERQPIRVGVVFSGRQSPGGHNVVWGLHDALKVYNPQSILYGFIGGTEGLFANKTLEITNDVLASYKNQGGFDLLGRSIDQIRSSKQVSAAMTTCQDLNLDGLVIVGGVTSNSDAAQLAETLVQKNCKTKVVGVPVSLNGDLKNQFVETTVGFDTVCKVNSQLISNVCLDAISAGKYYYFVRLMGRKASHVALECALQSHPNMLIMGEEVALSKLTLMEVINKICDGVQARAELGKHHGVLLIPEGLIESIPEMYALIQEISILHNNNVPVTEIPTQLSPWAAALFQFLPPFIRRELLLHQESDNSAQLSQIDTEQLLAHLVEAEMIKRTKEGRYKGKKFSSVCHFFGYQARGSLPSNFDCDYAYVLGHISLHMIAAGLTGYMATVANLKDPVHKWRCAAAPLTAMMSVRRHLRGPGAIPIGKPAIHPSPIDLKGKAYELLREKASSFLLDDFYRTPGGIQFEGPGSDAKPITLTIEDQDYMGDIEMLKLYLDKVKTIVKPGCSRDTLKAAISSMISVTHVLTVMSHPLNAELPLYHFN, from the exons ATGACAATACGCACACTCTCATATCTCCCCCGTCTTTCTTCACCGGACCAACGCACAGCACCAGCACCACAACTCCACCAACCAGCAAGTAAAATCGTTAATCTTGTACCGAGCGATCTATCAAGAGGGATGAACGCGGACTACGGCGTGCCCACGGAGCTGGCGGGGCCCCTGCAGCAGAGGAGGGCGCTGTACCAGCCCCGCCTCCCACCCTGCCTCCAG GGAGCGACGGTGAGGGTGGAGTACGACGATGCGACCACCACCATCGACCCCACCGGCGCGCACGCCGTCGCCCAGGCCTTCCCGCGCACCTACGGCCAGCGGCTCGTCACTTTTCTCTCGCCGGACGACACCGCCGGGGCTGTCAAGGCTGTCAACGAGCGCCAGCCCATCAG GGTGGGCGTGGTCTTCTCCGGGAGGCAGTCACCTGGAGGGCACAATGTGGTCTGGGGCCTCCATGATGCTCTCAAGGTTTACAATCCCCAGAGTATTCTCTACGGATTTATTG GTGGGACTGAGGGGCTGTTTGCAAACAAGACATTGGAGATCACAAATGATGTTCTTGCTTCATACAAGAACCAGG GTGGTTTCGATTTGCTGGGCAGAAGTATTGACCAGATCCGCTCGAGTAAGCAAGTGAGTGCTGCTATGACGACGTGCCAAGATCTTAACTTGGATGGCCTGGTCATTGTTGGAG GAGTCACTTCCAATTCAGATGCTGCACAGCTCGCAGAGACCCTTGTCCAAAAGAACTGTAAGACCAAG GTCGTTGGTGTGCCTGTTTCACTGAATGGCGATCTCAAAAACCAGTTTGTCGAGACAACCGTTGGATTTGACACGGTGTGCAAG GTGAATTCTCAGCTTATAAGCAATGTCTGCCTAGATGCAATCTCAGCTGGAAAG TACTACTATTTTGTTCGTTTGATGGGTCGAAAAGCATCTCATGTCGCCTTAGAATGTGCACTACAATCACACCCAAACATG CTTATCATGGGAGAGGAGGTGGCATTGTCAAAACTCACACTGATGGAGGTTATAAACAAGATATGTGACGGAGTACAAGCAAGGGCAGAATTAG GAAAACACCATGGTGTGCTCCTTATACCAGAGGGACTGATAGAAAGCATTCCAGAAATGTATGCACTCATTCAG GAAATCAGTATCCTCCACAACAATAATGTGCCTGTTACAGAGATACCAACACAACTGTCTCCGTGGGCAGCGGCACTGTTCCAGTTCTTACCACCCTTCATCAGAAGAGAG CTCCTCCTCCATCAAGAATCTGACAACTCTGCCCAGTTGTCCCAG ATTGACACCGAACAACTGTTAGCTCACTTGGTAGAAGCAGAAATGATAAAAAGAACA AAAGAAGGGAGATACAAGGGAAAGAAGTTCAGTTCAGTCTGCCATTTCTTTGGATATCAAGCTCGAGGATCCCTACCGTCAAACTTTGACTGTGACTATGCTTAT GTTCTTGGCCATATCTCCCTGCATATGATAGCAGCTGGTTTGACTGGCTACATGGCAACTGTGGCTAATCTCAAGGACCCTGTACACAAGTGGCGATGTGCTGCTGCCCCGCTAACC GCAATGATGAGTGTCAGGAGGCATTTACGTGGTCCTGGGGCAATCCCTATAGGAAAGCCTGCCATTCATCCTTCTCCTATCGACCTGAAAGGGAAGGCATATGA GTTGCTGCGAGAGAAAGCTTCGAGCTTTCTCCTCGATGACTTCTACAGGACTCCTGGAGGTATTCAATTTGAAGGACCTGGTTCAGATGCAAAGCCCATCACACTGACCATTGAAGATCAGGACTACATGGGCGACATCGAAATGCTAAAACTATATCTCGACAAG GTGAAGACGATCGTGAAGCCCGGTTGCTCGAGGGATACCCTCAAAGCGGCGATAAGCTCGATGATCTCAGTGACACATGTGCTGACAGTGATGTCCCACCCTCTCAATGCTGAGCTGCCTCTCTACCATTTCAACTGA